One genomic segment of Leptospira sp. WS92.C1 includes these proteins:
- a CDS encoding putative porin: MNIKNQSIKTFLTFAIILSISPLSIKAESEQPLNVEPPRTVQEKEHPIPKEDSFLTKLLKQSSVTLLAGQNGGDNIFETGTKYANLSGLRGGSRITYKRNFNYAGLGFTLRWKRWEVNFTGRTTGWYVNAGEGRDEDFFLGDPTVERGTKISTREFSFYDTPYTFIGSRNFADGKGRLSMKQDRHGLILRRYLGDSDPDARKEGKGFFLTGGFQYTFMKYILYDVFQFFDSAPVFLNRIGLGLSLSYSIYEFPIGFGYRYSIAGWFFETSFSGIFWSGHFRDFHYQRALNFIGDVSGFGIDFNVGAGRVFGNYLLFIKLNEHRLFGDGHFTTKGGLNYNDMLSQHLGQYKNYMNMKEWNVELSITGYLY, from the coding sequence ATGAATATAAAAAATCAATCGATCAAAACATTCCTCACCTTCGCAATCATCCTTTCCATCTCGCCTCTATCGATCAAAGCAGAAAGCGAACAACCCCTAAACGTGGAGCCGCCCAGAACGGTCCAAGAAAAAGAACATCCGATCCCAAAAGAAGATTCTTTTTTGACAAAACTTCTTAAACAATCCTCCGTCACCCTTCTTGCTGGCCAAAACGGAGGGGATAATATCTTTGAAACCGGAACCAAATACGCAAATTTATCCGGCCTAAGGGGCGGATCTCGGATCACGTATAAAAGAAATTTTAATTATGCCGGTTTGGGATTTACACTCCGTTGGAAAAGATGGGAGGTCAACTTTACCGGCAGAACAACAGGCTGGTATGTAAATGCGGGGGAGGGGAGGGACGAGGACTTTTTTCTTGGAGACCCCACAGTCGAACGCGGAACAAAAATATCGACTAGAGAATTTTCATTTTACGATACACCTTATACCTTTATCGGCTCCAGAAATTTTGCCGACGGAAAGGGAAGGCTTTCGATGAAACAGGACAGACACGGACTCATTTTACGAAGATATTTAGGGGATTCCGATCCCGACGCGAGAAAGGAAGGAAAAGGTTTTTTTCTTACGGGAGGATTTCAATATACTTTTATGAAATATATCCTTTATGATGTGTTTCAGTTTTTTGATTCGGCTCCCGTTTTTTTAAATCGGATCGGATTAGGTTTAAGTCTTTCCTATTCTATTTACGAGTTTCCGATAGGGTTCGGTTATAGATATTCAATTGCCGGCTGGTTTTTCGAGACCTCCTTTTCCGGAATTTTTTGGAGCGGTCATTTTAGGGATTTCCACTATCAACGAGCTCTTAATTTCATCGGAGACGTTTCGGGTTTTGGAATCGATTTTAACGTGGGCGCCGGACGAGTTTTCGGGAACTATCTTCTATTTATCAAACTCAATGAGCATCGACTTTTTGGAGACGGTCACTTTACCACAAAGGGAGGACTCAATTATAACGATATGCTTTCGCAACACTTAGGACAGTATAAAAATTATATGAATATGAAAGAATGGAACGTCGAATTGTCGATCACAGGTTACTTATATTAA
- a CDS encoding DUF5683 domain-containing protein gives MSLFKTILILLVFVFYTSLFAETVLLHEGGSFRGKVVTQNQKNITIQTKEGKRVVQKREILKVIYKDIDEDEEERIRNAEIKRLEDDKLAKQRNLDLKKQQEEQERLKKEQENAEKNKQIPPPLPPEKPAISKAGALGRSAALPGWGQWASGRKFSAIIYPTLFLAAGYAVYENNRKYLIARKEYENYGNPYSTEAILLSAIGVQNPTLAPVILDPIALYVYNDQISPFQDKREAVDKAYKNLQTSIGVLAGIYMINLFDAFFLAGKVASTVGISDGTSKGLMLDYNPMASSGNTGATSGSTFESKYTFGYRFSF, from the coding sequence ATGTCATTATTCAAAACAATTCTTATTCTTCTCGTTTTTGTTTTTTACACATCCCTATTTGCCGAAACCGTTCTGCTGCACGAAGGTGGATCGTTTCGCGGAAAAGTGGTCACACAAAATCAAAAGAACATTACGATTCAAACAAAAGAAGGCAAACGAGTCGTACAAAAAAGAGAAATCTTAAAAGTCATTTATAAGGATATAGATGAAGACGAAGAAGAGAGAATCCGAAACGCAGAGATTAAAAGACTCGAAGATGATAAACTTGCAAAACAAAGAAATTTGGATCTCAAAAAACAGCAAGAAGAGCAAGAGCGTCTTAAAAAAGAACAAGAGAACGCTGAAAAAAATAAACAGATTCCCCCGCCTCTCCCTCCGGAAAAACCCGCTATTTCCAAAGCAGGTGCGCTTGGAAGATCCGCGGCTCTACCGGGTTGGGGGCAATGGGCAAGTGGAAGAAAATTTTCGGCGATCATTTATCCAACTTTGTTTTTGGCGGCAGGGTATGCTGTTTATGAAAACAATCGCAAGTATTTAATCGCAAGAAAAGAATACGAAAACTATGGAAATCCTTATTCGACGGAAGCGATTTTGCTTTCGGCTATAGGAGTTCAAAATCCCACTCTGGCGCCGGTGATACTCGACCCAATTGCTTTGTATGTTTATAACGATCAAATCAGTCCTTTTCAAGATAAAAGAGAAGCCGTGGACAAGGCGTATAAAAATTTACAGACTAGTATCGGCGTGTTGGCCGGTATTTATATGATCAACCTGTTTGACGCTTTTTTTCTTGCGGGTAAGGTTGCGTCGACTGTGGGAATTTCCGACGGAACGAGCAAAGGTTTAATGCTGGATTACAATCCGATGGCCAGTTCCGGAAATACAGGAGCGACTTCGGGATCCACGTTCGAATCCAAGTATACATTCGGCTATCGATTTAGTTTTTAA
- a CDS encoding NADPH-dependent FMN reductase, with product MKIVIITGSHRKVSQSAKVANWFKERLQIFGHQTWTLDLGNHKLPVWDDSFWDGGEDWDKIWKPIEAELKSADALIFVTPEYSGMASPGLKNFILYCSSPLVGHKPVLLAAVSASRGGSYPIAELRMSSYKNTKLCYLPEHIIVRDAEKMLNGPESAGADDSYLRDRIDFALKILVSYGEALKPIRESGITVKKEFSNGM from the coding sequence ATGAAAATTGTAATCATAACAGGGTCGCATCGAAAAGTTTCCCAGTCGGCAAAGGTCGCAAACTGGTTTAAAGAACGTCTGCAAATTTTTGGACATCAGACCTGGACATTGGATCTTGGAAATCATAAACTTCCGGTTTGGGACGACTCTTTTTGGGATGGTGGAGAGGATTGGGATAAGATCTGGAAGCCGATAGAAGCGGAACTAAAAAGCGCGGATGCCCTGATTTTTGTGACTCCCGAATACAGCGGAATGGCTTCTCCCGGTCTTAAAAATTTTATTCTTTATTGTAGTTCTCCGCTTGTGGGTCACAAGCCGGTGCTTCTTGCGGCCGTTTCCGCGAGCCGAGGCGGAAGTTATCCGATCGCCGAGCTCCGGATGAGCAGTTATAAAAATACAAAACTTTGTTATCTTCCCGAACATATCATCGTAAGGGATGCCGAAAAAATGCTCAACGGACCTGAGTCCGCAGGTGCGGACGATTCTTATCTCAGAGACAGGATTGACTTTGCGCTCAAAATTTTAGTTAGCTATGGAGAGGCGCTGAAGCCGATCCGGGAGTCGGGGATCACAGTCAAAAAAGAATTCTCAAATGGAATGTAA
- a CDS encoding ParA family protein codes for MNSKILTTSQIIEEYEIFSEDEFLSKVKEWKIPSLGKGKYDRGVIEKYFQKADRNVYESVIIAISNQKGGEGKTTVSVCLAEALSRSAPVLLVDWDAQANITQLFFGSAERSVFHALGYRGEEPVDAKDLLVSLAPNLDLLPSSIHLANFTTPYERDDFELLKDALKPLRSSYKYVIIDCPPSLGLILENALIAADHVLIPIQTRAFSVQGLKDLHSTILKIKKKANPSLNLLGAVLNQYEDARALAGLADAIRKYFGVFDTVIYRRESIPQAQAKKKLLGEYDNKAMQMFSSLADELMEKISNG; via the coding sequence ATGAATTCTAAAATTCTTACTACAAGTCAAATCATAGAAGAATACGAAATCTTTTCGGAAGACGAGTTTTTATCCAAGGTCAAAGAATGGAAGATTCCTTCCTTAGGTAAAGGGAAGTATGACCGCGGAGTGATTGAAAAATACTTTCAAAAGGCGGATCGTAATGTTTATGAATCCGTGATCATCGCGATTTCCAATCAAAAAGGCGGCGAAGGAAAAACGACGGTTTCTGTTTGTCTTGCGGAAGCTCTTTCCAGATCCGCGCCTGTGTTGCTTGTGGATTGGGATGCCCAAGCGAACATCACTCAACTTTTTTTCGGTTCGGCGGAAAGGTCCGTCTTTCACGCGCTGGGTTACAGAGGTGAGGAGCCGGTCGATGCAAAGGATTTGCTCGTTTCTCTCGCTCCGAATTTAGATTTACTTCCTTCTTCGATTCATCTGGCGAATTTTACCACGCCGTATGAAAGAGATGATTTTGAACTTTTAAAGGACGCGCTCAAACCGCTTCGTTCTTCGTATAAATACGTGATCATAGATTGCCCTCCGTCTCTCGGTTTGATTCTTGAAAACGCGTTGATTGCAGCGGATCACGTTCTGATTCCGATCCAGACTCGTGCATTTAGCGTCCAGGGTTTAAAGGATCTCCATTCCACAATTTTAAAGATAAAGAAAAAAGCAAATCCGTCCCTAAATCTTTTGGGAGCGGTGCTCAATCAATATGAGGATGCGCGTGCTCTCGCCGGTCTCGCGGATGCGATTCGAAAATATTTTGGGGTTTTTGATACCGTCATTTACAGGAGAGAGTCAATTCCTCAAGCTCAGGCAAAAAAAAAGCTTTTAGGGGAATATGACAACAAGGCAATGCAGATGTTTTCATCCCTGGCTGACGAACTGATGGAGAAAATTTCAAATGGCTAA
- a CDS encoding acyltransferase: MNSFLQLSMDLFGIAILFVIYFLSEKPSQILISAPSKANLKSGDRSESIDVIRGLAITGIVFIHVNSYYQYFGPDKIASMFTLLISNLSRFGVPAFILSSGIFLKPANFRDYWKPKILSLLVPYFFSSLLAAYIKLGSFPVFGEFISGLLLGTWCAPYYFVPLLFCFYLAFPLLLKIREKYNAKIGILIFLSLTLILNFVSNHIFQHFANATLKNIEPILPTGFLFFFTFGLLAGKWFKEPVSFRNLLEETSSPLPYSLGRILIFGLILYVTGMIVAGCLWKFDSSNHLIFYPLAMFLFLFLWVEKFHAEKRHKTIIKVFAFLGKNSMGIFLLHPILIHLMHTWNPFEFGTTSSWILIPFIGLINIVIPLSIWFFINRIFESFQIVKKKIFPG, translated from the coding sequence ATGAATTCATTTCTTCAACTTTCGATGGATCTTTTCGGAATCGCAATCCTGTTCGTAATCTACTTTCTCTCCGAAAAACCATCCCAAATTCTGATCTCGGCTCCTTCTAAAGCAAATTTGAAATCCGGAGACAGAAGCGAATCCATCGATGTCATACGCGGACTCGCGATCACCGGAATCGTATTTATACACGTAAATTCATACTATCAGTATTTTGGACCCGACAAGATCGCTTCTATGTTCACTCTTTTGATATCCAATCTGTCCCGGTTTGGAGTTCCCGCTTTTATACTTTCGTCGGGAATCTTTTTAAAACCCGCAAATTTTAGAGACTATTGGAAACCGAAGATCCTTTCACTTCTAGTTCCTTATTTCTTCTCAAGCCTTCTCGCCGCGTATATCAAACTCGGCTCTTTTCCGGTTTTTGGGGAATTTATATCCGGCTTGCTTCTCGGAACCTGGTGCGCGCCCTATTATTTTGTTCCTCTTTTATTTTGTTTTTATCTCGCCTTCCCTCTTTTATTGAAGATTCGCGAAAAGTATAACGCCAAAATCGGAATTCTGATTTTTTTATCCCTAACTCTGATCTTAAACTTCGTTTCCAATCACATTTTTCAACATTTTGCAAACGCTACTCTAAAAAACATAGAACCGATCTTGCCGACCGGTTTTTTATTTTTTTTCACCTTCGGATTGTTAGCGGGTAAATGGTTCAAAGAGCCGGTAAGTTTTCGAAACTTACTCGAAGAAACATCCTCCCCCCTACCCTACTCTCTCGGGAGAATACTCATTTTCGGATTGATTCTATATGTGACCGGGATGATCGTCGCAGGCTGTCTATGGAAATTCGACTCTTCCAATCATCTGATTTTTTATCCATTAGCGATGTTTCTATTTCTTTTTTTATGGGTGGAAAAGTTTCACGCCGAAAAGAGACATAAAACAATAATCAAAGTTTTTGCGTTTTTGGGAAAGAACAGCATGGGAATCTTTTTATTACACCCGATCCTAATTCATCTTATGCACACCTGGAACCCGTTCGAATTTGGAACGACCTCTTCCTGGATCTTGATCCCGTTTATCGGTCTTATCAACATTGTGATTCCCCTCTCGATTTGGTTTTTTATAAATCGGATTTTTGAGTCATTTCAAATCGTAAAAAAGAAAATTTTCCCTGGATAA
- a CDS encoding ParB/RepB/Spo0J family partition protein — MAKRSEFAGMDLLTAFGEKESSRSEIQLSDIVPNPIQPRVFGKEEVDDLVQSMKRLGLIEPIVIRRSGKKYQIVAGERRYQAAKILKWNTIPSIETSASEEKCFEMALAENEKRKSLNPWEVGRAIQYLRKEKRKTAEEVSKVLGFSERYIKQLSSIARLDQKSVADLIKSGKDASIKNLEDLLKQKEGRGGEMISPRKSGPIKVVLQLGKLTLPQREKFLKELSTLKKKYGLKD; from the coding sequence ATGGCTAAACGTTCCGAATTTGCAGGCATGGACTTACTCACTGCATTTGGAGAAAAGGAATCCTCCAGATCCGAAATTCAGCTTTCGGATATCGTTCCTAATCCGATTCAGCCACGGGTTTTCGGAAAGGAAGAAGTCGACGATCTTGTCCAGTCCATGAAACGTCTCGGTCTGATCGAGCCTATCGTGATACGCAGATCGGGAAAAAAATATCAGATAGTCGCGGGCGAAAGAAGATATCAAGCAGCGAAAATTCTAAAGTGGAACACGATTCCTTCGATCGAAACTTCCGCATCCGAAGAAAAGTGTTTTGAGATGGCTCTGGCCGAAAACGAAAAGCGGAAAAGTTTAAATCCATGGGAAGTCGGCCGTGCGATCCAGTATCTGCGTAAGGAAAAACGTAAAACCGCCGAGGAGGTTTCTAAGGTTTTGGGGTTTTCCGAAAGATACATAAAACAATTGAGTTCGATCGCGAGATTGGACCAAAAATCGGTCGCCGATCTGATCAAGTCTGGAAAAGACGCTTCGATAAAAAATCTGGAAGATCTTTTGAAGCAAAAAGAAGGGCGCGGGGGTGAAATGATTTCACCCCGAAAATCGGGTCCTATAAAAGTCGTTTTACAGCTCGGAAAGCTGACTTTACCACAACGAGAAAAGTTTTTAAAAGAACTTTCAACTTTGAAAAAAAAATACGGACTTAAAGACTAA
- a CDS encoding NAD(P)/FAD-dependent oxidoreductase: MAYQPDHIIIGAGFTGLLYATLGVQKGQSVLLYEKQSRSGGLIQSVQTPFGLVETAANGILNSYQLEELASYLNLEIIPTQKISKKRYLWVNGAPRRIPLSPIGVLRLLCGILTIPSGIRREESVYQWGKRVLGEEAVKNVFEPGLSGIYAGDLKHMSAELILGDWIDSDVPLWKNIRKKLLKIKKESKIPKHKKGTVSFRGGLGELLIAMETKVKSFPTSKILYSEEAPSLNVLRKKFPHAKITIACGLDSSLSILSSSVPVFKRYQKICRTLGVVTVTRFGKRSLLGPKTGFGILFPLDSGFRARGVLLNSSIFPGRVFDGQYSETYIFGGAMDPEISRMKENEIVMILEEDRKKISPEKDEPLNHYVTVWKSALPVYDAALLEFNKELDRSLPEGIIVEGNFRYGIGLSSILKRAWNIMRA; this comes from the coding sequence GTGGCATATCAACCGGATCATATCATCATCGGCGCTGGATTTACCGGACTTTTGTACGCGACTCTTGGAGTTCAAAAAGGTCAGTCCGTTTTGCTCTATGAGAAACAAAGTCGATCCGGAGGACTCATTCAATCCGTTCAAACTCCTTTCGGCTTGGTGGAAACAGCCGCCAATGGAATTTTAAACTCCTATCAACTGGAGGAGCTTGCTTCCTATCTCAATTTGGAAATTATTCCTACTCAAAAAATTTCAAAAAAAAGATATCTGTGGGTTAACGGAGCTCCGAGAAGAATTCCACTTTCTCCGATCGGTGTATTGCGACTGCTGTGCGGAATTTTGACGATCCCTTCCGGAATTCGTCGAGAAGAATCCGTATACCAATGGGGAAAACGAGTCCTGGGGGAGGAGGCGGTGAAAAACGTTTTTGAGCCGGGGCTTTCGGGAATTTACGCGGGGGATCTCAAACATATGTCCGCCGAACTCATATTAGGTGATTGGATCGATTCGGATGTGCCACTTTGGAAGAATATCCGAAAGAAATTGCTTAAAATAAAAAAGGAATCAAAAATTCCGAAACATAAAAAAGGAACGGTGAGTTTTCGCGGAGGACTCGGAGAGTTGTTGATTGCGATGGAAACAAAGGTGAAATCGTTTCCGACTTCTAAAATTTTATATTCCGAAGAGGCGCCTTCTTTAAACGTTTTGCGAAAAAAGTTTCCACACGCAAAAATAACGATCGCCTGCGGTCTCGATTCCTCGCTTTCCATCTTGTCTTCGAGTGTTCCGGTTTTTAAAAGGTATCAAAAAATTTGTAGAACGTTAGGTGTTGTTACCGTAACCCGTTTTGGAAAAAGGTCTCTTTTGGGTCCGAAAACCGGTTTCGGAATTTTGTTTCCTCTTGATTCCGGGTTTCGCGCCAGGGGGGTTTTGTTAAACTCGTCCATTTTTCCGGGAAGGGTTTTCGATGGTCAATATTCCGAAACTTATATTTTTGGAGGTGCCATGGATCCGGAAATTTCAAGGATGAAAGAGAATGAGATCGTTATGATCCTGGAGGAAGATCGAAAAAAAATCTCACCCGAAAAGGACGAACCTCTCAACCACTATGTTACCGTATGGAAGTCAGCCCTTCCGGTTTACGACGCGGCTTTGCTTGAGTTCAATAAAGAATTGGATCGCAGTCTGCCGGAAGGCATTATCGTCGAAGGAAACTTTCGATATGGAATCGGGCTGAGTTCTATCTTAAAAAGAGCCTGGAACATTATGCGTGCTTGA
- the hemH gene encoding ferrochelatase: protein MKNKILLINLGGPRDSSEIEKFLIDLFTDPYVFDLPVPEFFRKRLGIRIAKKRAPKVSTTYKSMGFGGGSPIVSETEKQANAIAKALSRLTGEEWEGDFAMTCGYPDIRKLNKESLTPTKRNILLSLYPHFSRSTVLGTAKLIEKTTNACPVSKEGWVAPFHSSPIYLEAIRDLILDFFQNKLDKRDFLHSESFQEIPDWKSIDLVFSAHGIPLRLISKGDKYRQEIETNVENLKTLLREKGFQGECHISFQSRVGPTKWTEPNTITKLEELGKKKIKRIAVYPISFVSDHLETLEEIGEQLKKIAHKNGIETYYRIPAPGIYPKFIEAIARISLESTLSPKKECLCKKFGGHKPNKKSGECSL, encoded by the coding sequence TTGAAGAACAAGATTTTGTTGATCAATCTCGGCGGACCTCGGGATTCTTCCGAGATCGAAAAATTTCTCATCGATCTTTTTACAGATCCTTATGTGTTTGATCTTCCGGTTCCGGAATTTTTTAGAAAACGATTAGGAATACGGATCGCCAAAAAAAGAGCGCCAAAAGTATCAACGACATACAAATCGATGGGGTTCGGCGGGGGTTCTCCAATTGTTTCCGAAACGGAAAAACAGGCCAACGCAATCGCAAAAGCTTTAAGCAGGCTTACTGGCGAGGAGTGGGAAGGCGATTTTGCGATGACTTGCGGATATCCTGATATTCGGAAATTGAATAAAGAATCCCTGACGCCCACAAAACGCAATATTCTACTTTCTCTCTACCCGCACTTTTCAAGATCCACGGTACTCGGCACGGCAAAACTGATAGAAAAAACCACAAACGCTTGCCCCGTTTCCAAAGAAGGTTGGGTTGCCCCGTTTCATTCTTCTCCGATTTATTTGGAAGCAATTCGGGATTTGATTTTGGATTTTTTTCAAAACAAATTGGATAAAAGGGATTTTTTACATTCGGAGTCTTTTCAGGAAATCCCGGACTGGAAATCAATCGATCTAGTATTCAGCGCTCACGGGATTCCTCTTCGATTGATTTCAAAAGGGGACAAATACAGACAGGAAATCGAAACCAACGTCGAAAATTTGAAAACACTTCTTCGCGAAAAAGGGTTTCAAGGGGAATGTCATATCTCTTTTCAAAGTAGAGTAGGTCCCACAAAATGGACTGAGCCAAATACGATCACGAAACTTGAAGAACTCGGTAAAAAAAAGATCAAAAGAATCGCCGTTTATCCGATCAGTTTTGTCAGCGATCATCTGGAGACCTTAGAAGAAATCGGCGAACAATTAAAAAAGATCGCCCACAAAAACGGAATCGAAACATACTATCGAATTCCCGCTCCCGGAATTTATCCCAAGTTTATAGAAGCAATCGCCAGAATCAGTTTAGAATCGACTCTTTCTCCAAAAAAAGAATGTCTATGCAAAAAATTCGGCGGGCACAAACCGAACAAAAAATCCGGAGAATGCTCTCTTTGA
- the hemN gene encoding oxygen-independent coproporphyrinogen III oxidase, translating to MKTAKELIAKYDIPAPRYTSYPTVPYWTENPSTEEWLDKVRNRLSPENSSLSLYIHIPFCETLCSFCGCNTSITKNHSVEDPYIEALLLEFENYLKDVPAIGQRELRELHLGGGTPTYLSETHMEFLLNSILKKMNISSKPEFSLEVDPRRTRDAQLKILYDFGFRRISLGVQDFDPEVQRLINRTQPFEMTERISNVSRKLGYTSVNFDLIYGLPKQNLVGMKRTVEKTLELRPDRIAFYSYAHVPWIKAAQRLFTEADLPSGTEKRELYEVSREMFLKAGYQEIGMDHFALESDSLSKAAKNGTLHRNFMGYTTKTTEMLLGLGVSAISDSWDCFHQNEKIVKKYQKHIHESRFATFRGHKLDLEDLNQRILILELSTTGKVTVPAEILEDVRLYLASMEDDTLIRWEENLLSLTERGWPFLRNACTSLDLRLRRKSPESRVFSRAI from the coding sequence ATGAAAACCGCAAAAGAGCTGATTGCAAAATACGATATTCCCGCACCCAGATACACGAGTTATCCAACGGTCCCCTATTGGACCGAAAATCCAAGCACGGAAGAATGGTTAGATAAGGTTCGAAACCGTTTGAGTCCGGAAAATTCTTCCCTGTCTCTGTATATTCACATTCCTTTTTGTGAAACGTTATGCTCTTTTTGCGGATGTAACACATCGATCACAAAAAATCATTCCGTCGAAGATCCTTATATAGAAGCGCTTTTGCTGGAGTTTGAAAATTATCTAAAAGACGTTCCCGCAATCGGACAAAGGGAGCTGAGGGAGTTGCACCTCGGCGGCGGGACTCCTACATATCTTTCCGAAACACACATGGAGTTCTTACTAAATTCTATTTTAAAAAAAATGAATATATCTTCCAAACCGGAGTTCTCTCTCGAAGTGGATCCGAGAAGAACAAGGGACGCTCAGCTCAAGATTCTATACGATTTTGGATTTAGAAGAATCAGCCTCGGCGTTCAAGATTTCGATCCAGAGGTTCAGAGGCTGATCAATCGCACTCAACCCTTTGAAATGACGGAAAGAATCTCAAACGTATCCCGCAAGCTCGGATATACTTCCGTAAATTTCGATCTTATCTATGGTCTTCCAAAGCAGAATCTGGTCGGCATGAAACGCACCGTTGAAAAAACTTTGGAACTTCGTCCGGATCGAATCGCATTCTACAGTTACGCGCATGTTCCTTGGATCAAAGCCGCGCAGAGATTGTTTACAGAAGCGGATCTTCCTTCCGGAACCGAAAAGAGAGAACTCTACGAAGTTTCCAGAGAAATGTTTTTAAAAGCGGGTTATCAAGAAATCGGGATGGATCACTTCGCTTTGGAATCGGATTCTCTTTCGAAGGCCGCGAAAAACGGAACATTGCATAGAAATTTTATGGGTTATACCACAAAAACAACGGAAATGCTTTTGGGCTTAGGGGTCTCTGCGATTTCCGACAGTTGGGATTGTTTTCATCAGAACGAAAAGATTGTAAAAAAATATCAGAAACATATCCATGAAAGTAGATTTGCCACGTTTAGGGGACATAAATTGGATTTGGAAGACCTCAATCAGCGTATATTGATTTTAGAATTATCGACGACCGGTAAAGTCACGGTTCCTGCGGAAATTTTAGAAGATGTGAGGCTCTATTTGGCCTCTATGGAAGACGATACTCTAATTAGATGGGAGGAAAACCTTCTCTCATTGACTGAAAGAGGTTGGCCTTTTCTCCGAAATGCTTGTACAAGTTTGGATCTAAGACTCCGAAGAAAAAGCCCCGAATCCAGAGTTTTTTCGCGTGCCATTTAA
- a CDS encoding uroporphyrinogen decarboxylase family protein: protein MSNERYTNALQGIAQKIPPVWMMRQAGRYHKHYQALRQKHSFEELCKIPELAAEVAFGPVDEFDFDTAILFSDILFPLEALGMGLQYTDAGPSLSFAIRSKEDLAKLKSVEDSISFMEFQKDAMKLTRERISKDKSLIGFVGGPWTLFTYAVSGKHEGNLSLPKILTEVRSEFLKTILAFLKKNIALQLEGGADVILIFDTAGGDLSPDFFDEIVVPGVKTLADTFPGKVGYYSRGTASPQFESVRSISNLVGYGLDHRWNLPEVLKKEKRMIQGNFDQALLFLEKEEFKKNLKNWLQPFLELSPEERTGWVCGLGHGVMPKTPEDNVKTFVEIVRETFR, encoded by the coding sequence ATGTCGAATGAGCGTTATACGAATGCTCTGCAAGGGATTGCACAAAAAATTCCTCCGGTATGGATGATGAGACAAGCGGGCCGCTATCACAAACACTATCAGGCTTTGAGACAAAAACATTCTTTTGAAGAACTCTGTAAAATTCCGGAGCTCGCAGCGGAAGTCGCCTTTGGTCCCGTGGACGAATTTGATTTTGATACCGCGATTCTTTTTTCCGATATCCTGTTCCCGTTGGAAGCGTTGGGAATGGGACTGCAATATACGGACGCGGGCCCCAGCTTGAGTTTTGCGATTCGTTCCAAAGAGGATCTTGCCAAACTGAAGTCCGTAGAAGATTCGATTTCTTTTATGGAGTTTCAGAAGGATGCGATGAAACTCACGAGGGAAAGAATTTCAAAAGATAAATCCCTGATCGGATTTGTGGGCGGGCCTTGGACCTTGTTTACGTATGCGGTTTCCGGAAAACACGAAGGAAATCTTTCTCTTCCAAAAATTCTTACAGAAGTCAGAAGCGAATTTTTAAAAACCATTCTTGCATTTTTAAAAAAGAATATCGCGCTTCAGTTGGAAGGCGGGGCCGACGTGATCCTAATCTTTGATACCGCGGGAGGAGACCTTTCCCCCGATTTTTTTGACGAGATCGTGGTTCCGGGGGTAAAAACTCTCGCCGATACATTTCCGGGAAAGGTCGGATATTATAGTAGAGGGACCGCTTCTCCTCAATTTGAATCCGTTCGTTCCATTTCCAATTTGGTAGGTTACGGTTTGGATCATCGATGGAATCTTCCTGAAGTTTTAAAAAAAGAAAAACGTATGATCCAGGGAAATTTTGATCAGGCCTTATTGTTTTTGGAAAAAGAAGAATTTAAAAAAAATCTAAAGAACTGGCTGCAACCGTTCTTGGAACTTTCGCCGGAAGAAAGAACCGGTTGGGTATGCGGACTCGGACACGGAGTTATGCCGAAAACACCCGAGGACAACGTGAAAACCTTCGTAGAAATTGTAAGAGAGACGTTTCGATGA